In Methanonatronarchaeum sp. AMET-Sl, one genomic interval encodes:
- the pyrG gene encoding CTP synthase (glutamine hydrolyzing) translates to MNYIIVTGGVMSGIGKGITAASIGRILKERGFDVTAIKIDPYLNVDAGTMSPFQHGEVFVLKDGGEVDLDLGNYERFLNTELTSEHNITTGKVYRSVINKERNGNYLGRTVQIIPHITNEIKERIRNVSDNSYADICLIELGGTVGDIEGMPFLEATRQLINEEGPNNVMLVHVTLVPVLEVVGEQKTKPTQHSVKELRELGLHPDMVVGRCKEPLNKKTKNKIALFCDVPEKAVISAHDANDIYEVPLQLEQEEATDIILNHLNLQSKQKDMEEWRKHVKNIQEPNDEIKIALVGKYTQLEDAYMSVTEALKHAAAEEGLELKIKWINAEKLEQQNKQKIKQQLQKTDGIVVPGGFGKRGSEGKIKAIEIARTQKIPFLGLCFGFQLAVIEFARNVLQLENCGSSEIMDNLEEPVIDILPEQKNIESMGGTMRLGNQTTIIEKQTLAHQIYQRTKIIERHRHRYEVNPEYIPQLEKHGMKFSGKEEKTGLIEILEIPNHPYYLGTQFHPEFKSRLENPSPPFQGLIKTANKNKNPDPNNSNKN, encoded by the coding sequence ATGAACTATATAATCGTAACTGGAGGAGTAATGAGCGGTATAGGTAAAGGAATTACCGCAGCATCAATAGGCAGAATACTGAAAGAACGAGGTTTCGACGTCACAGCAATAAAAATCGATCCATACCTAAACGTTGACGCAGGAACAATGAGTCCATTCCAACACGGGGAAGTCTTCGTATTAAAAGACGGAGGAGAAGTCGACCTAGACCTCGGAAACTACGAAAGATTCCTAAACACCGAACTAACAAGCGAACACAACATAACAACAGGCAAAGTATACCGCTCAGTAATCAACAAAGAACGAAACGGCAACTACCTAGGCCGAACAGTCCAAATAATACCACACATAACAAACGAAATAAAAGAAAGAATAAGAAATGTATCCGACAACAGCTACGCCGACATCTGCCTAATCGAATTAGGAGGAACAGTCGGAGACATAGAAGGAATGCCATTCCTCGAAGCAACCAGACAACTCATAAACGAAGAAGGACCCAACAACGTAATGCTAGTCCATGTAACCCTCGTACCAGTACTCGAGGTCGTAGGAGAACAAAAAACAAAACCAACACAACACAGCGTCAAAGAACTAAGAGAACTCGGACTACATCCCGACATGGTCGTAGGCAGATGCAAAGAACCCCTAAACAAAAAAACAAAAAACAAAATCGCCCTATTCTGCGATGTACCCGAAAAAGCAGTAATATCCGCACACGACGCAAACGACATATACGAAGTCCCACTACAACTCGAACAAGAAGAAGCAACCGACATCATACTCAACCACCTAAACCTACAATCCAAACAAAAAGACATGGAAGAATGGAGAAAACACGTCAAAAACATCCAAGAACCCAACGACGAAATCAAAATAGCCCTGGTAGGAAAATACACCCAACTAGAAGACGCCTACATGAGCGTAACAGAAGCACTAAAACACGCAGCCGCAGAAGAAGGACTAGAACTAAAAATAAAATGGATAAACGCTGAAAAACTAGAACAACAAAACAAACAAAAAATCAAACAACAACTCCAGAAAACAGACGGTATAGTAGTACCAGGTGGCTTCGGAAAAAGAGGATCAGAAGGCAAAATAAAAGCAATAGAAATAGCAAGAACCCAAAAAATACCCTTCCTAGGCCTATGCTTCGGATTCCAACTAGCCGTAATCGAATTCGCCCGAAACGTCCTACAACTAGAAAACTGCGGAAGCTCAGAAATAATGGACAACCTCGAGGAACCAGTAATCGACATACTACCAGAACAAAAAAACATCGAATCAATGGGCGGAACAATGAGACTAGGAAACCAAACAACAATAATAGAAAAACAAACACTCGCACACCAAATCTACCAAAGAACAAAAATAATAGAAAGACACCGCCACCGATACGAAGTCAACCCCGAATACATACCACAACTCGAAAAACACGGAATGAAATTCTCAGGAAAAGAAGAAAAAACAGGCCTAATAGAAATACTAGAAATACCAAACCACCCATACTACCTAGGAACCCAATTCCACCCAGAATTCAAATCAAGACTCGAAAACCCAAGCCCACCATTCCAAGGCCTAATAAAAACAGCAAACAAAAACAAAAACCCAGATCCCAACAATTCAAATAAAAACTAG
- a CDS encoding methytransferase partner Trm112, whose product MKKKLLDKIVCPECRNPLQLKEKKVEDEKIIEGKLTCNTCNKNYPIKQGIPNLLPKNK is encoded by the coding sequence ATGAAGAAAAAACTACTCGACAAAATCGTCTGCCCAGAATGCAGAAACCCCCTACAACTAAAAGAAAAAAAAGTAGAGGACGAAAAAATAATAGAAGGCAAACTAACCTGCAACACCTGCAACAAAAACTACCCAATCAAACAAGGAATCCCCAACCTACTGCCAAAAAACAAATAA
- a CDS encoding adenylosuccinate synthetase gives MAVTIVIGGFFGDEGKGKIVSHLVREDSPSIVARGGVGPNAGHTVKVDGEEFGTRLTPSGFFDEECRLLVGAGTLIDPEVMNQEIEKLDIEDRIGIDKRCGIIEQKHINRDKKDSRLSDEIETTGTGCGPANEDRVARKLKQAKDIPKLKKYLTDVPKEINNAIKNNKDILVEGAQGFGLSLIYGTYPYVTSKDTGASQAACDVGIGPTKIDEVLIVFKAYPTRVGAGPFPTEMTEEEAQEHGVEEYGTVTGRPRRVGKWMKDWAEYAVMVNGATQAAITCIDKYDQRCRGITDYQELTEKAKKFIEKKEREMGVPVTLISTGPRNDETIDLRKEKL, from the coding sequence ATGGCAGTAACTATTGTGATCGGTGGTTTTTTTGGTGACGAAGGTAAAGGCAAGATAGTCTCACACCTGGTTCGTGAAGACTCCCCATCAATCGTAGCTCGAGGTGGGGTAGGTCCAAACGCTGGACACACAGTAAAGGTAGATGGTGAGGAGTTCGGAACACGCCTAACTCCTTCCGGATTTTTCGATGAAGAATGTAGGCTTTTAGTTGGAGCTGGAACATTAATCGACCCAGAAGTCATGAACCAAGAAATAGAGAAACTAGATATAGAGGACAGAATAGGCATAGATAAAAGATGTGGAATCATAGAACAAAAACACATCAACCGAGATAAAAAAGACAGTAGACTATCAGACGAAATAGAAACAACAGGAACAGGATGTGGACCAGCAAACGAAGACCGAGTTGCTAGAAAACTAAAACAAGCAAAAGACATACCAAAACTAAAAAAATACCTAACAGACGTCCCCAAAGAAATAAACAACGCAATAAAAAACAACAAAGACATATTAGTAGAAGGAGCCCAAGGATTCGGCCTATCACTTATTTACGGCACCTATCCATACGTAACATCCAAAGACACAGGCGCAAGCCAAGCCGCCTGCGACGTAGGCATCGGACCCACAAAAATCGATGAAGTACTAATCGTATTCAAAGCATACCCAACACGTGTCGGAGCAGGCCCATTCCCAACCGAAATGACAGAGGAAGAAGCCCAAGAACACGGCGTTGAAGAATATGGAACAGTAACCGGACGTCCAAGAAGAGTAGGCAAATGGATGAAAGATTGGGCCGAATACGCAGTCATGGTCAACGGAGCAACCCAAGCAGCAATAACCTGCATCGACAAATACGACCAACGATGCCGTGGAATCACAGACTACCAAGAACTAACCGAAAAAGCAAAAAAATTTATAGAAAAAAAGGAAAGGGAAATGGGTGTACCGGTCACATTAATATCAACCGGACCAAGAAACGACGAAACAATAGACCTAAGAAAGGAGAAACTCTAA
- a CDS encoding radical SAM protein has translation MKKGLEHYNSVLEGEIEPNYITTQKKPVDINLDADTSILWKKHQNPTDSEGSHTYLDLKTELAHRILKNCHLCEHRCKVNRLAKETGICKIPAVSRYSSEFLHYGEEPELVPSHTIFFQGCNFQCAYCQNWEISQDPKAGTAVHPKKMCEKIVRRKIEGAKNVNFVGGDPTPHLKTVLQILNNFNAQIPVIWNSNMYMSTQAMRLLDGTIDLYLADYRYGTNQCAQKLSETPKYTETIERNLLEANQQTDVLIRHLVLPGHIECCTKHIAKWVSNNLGKNTRFNLMFQYRPTHKAQKHPHINRTLTTEEKDRAHEIVMNEGLANLVG, from the coding sequence ATGAAAAAAGGCCTCGAACACTACAACAGTGTTCTGGAGGGCGAAATCGAGCCCAACTACATAACAACCCAAAAAAAACCAGTAGACATAAACCTAGATGCAGATACATCTATTTTATGGAAAAAACACCAAAACCCCACCGATAGTGAAGGCTCACACACCTACCTCGACCTAAAAACAGAGTTAGCACACCGCATACTAAAAAACTGCCATCTATGCGAACATCGATGCAAAGTCAACCGCCTCGCAAAAGAAACAGGAATCTGTAAAATACCCGCCGTCTCTAGATACAGCAGTGAATTCCTACATTACGGAGAAGAACCCGAACTCGTCCCAAGCCACACAATATTCTTCCAAGGCTGCAACTTCCAATGCGCCTACTGCCAAAACTGGGAGATATCACAAGACCCAAAAGCCGGAACCGCAGTACACCCAAAAAAAATGTGCGAAAAAATAGTTAGACGTAAAATAGAGGGAGCAAAAAACGTAAACTTCGTTGGCGGCGACCCAACCCCACACCTAAAAACAGTCCTACAGATACTAAACAACTTCAACGCACAAATCCCAGTCATATGGAACTCAAACATGTACATGTCAACACAAGCAATGCGACTACTAGACGGAACAATAGACCTCTACCTAGCAGACTATAGATACGGAACAAACCAATGCGCACAAAAACTCTCAGAAACACCAAAATACACAGAAACAATCGAAAGAAACCTACTAGAAGCAAACCAACAAACAGACGTACTAATAAGACACCTAGTACTCCCAGGCCACATCGAGTGCTGCACAAAACACATAGCCAAATGGGTAAGCAACAACCTAGGAAAAAACACAAGATTCAACCTAATGTTCCAATACAGACCAACACACAAAGCACAAAAACACCCACACATAAACCGAACACTAACCACAGAAGAAAAAGACCGAGCACATGAAATAGTCATGAACGAAGGCCTAGCAAACCTAGTAGGATAA
- a CDS encoding TldD/PmbA family protein, with protein MKIDPEKTLEKCLKKGADQAEIYLKQEESLNIEIEKKDIKYVKSDQLWGMGIRVIKNNSPGFSSTTNPEKINIKIIDAVKHAESSKKTLGSFAEPKKTPKVNDIYDKEVADATYNDLLPKIQELINSANPNPKTRSTSGSVTTSKAKTHILNTNGVDVESETTLMQASISTIAGTGENASTSYEFQFSRKNDLDYRWIGSQAAEIAEKSMSGQKTEPGKRKVILEPIALTSLLASTLIPSLNAEEIQRGRSKAQKYMNKEIAPEILDIKDNGALDGGLNSRPTDDEGVPSKNNQIIKNGVLKNAFYNLKAGYKEGHESTSNGVRSSYGSLPEIKPRNLVIKPNTDKQNLHKNGTIVIRSVLGAHTANQTSGDFSVGTNEAFEIKNGETKPISEIMVSGNIFELLNDIIEIGDDVRQVGNIVTPSIKTRLRIST; from the coding sequence ATGAAGATTGATCCAGAAAAAACATTAGAAAAATGTCTAAAAAAAGGTGCAGACCAAGCAGAGATCTACTTAAAACAAGAAGAATCACTCAACATCGAGATAGAGAAAAAAGATATAAAATACGTTAAATCTGACCAACTCTGGGGAATGGGAATAAGAGTAATAAAAAACAACAGCCCTGGTTTCTCAAGCACCACAAACCCAGAGAAAATAAATATAAAAATAATAGACGCGGTAAAACACGCAGAATCAAGTAAAAAAACCCTAGGGAGTTTCGCAGAACCCAAAAAAACACCCAAGGTAAACGATATCTACGATAAAGAGGTTGCAGACGCAACATACAACGACCTACTACCCAAAATCCAGGAATTAATAAACTCCGCAAACCCAAACCCAAAAACCCGTTCAACCTCAGGTTCAGTAACCACATCCAAAGCAAAAACACATATTCTAAATACAAATGGCGTTGACGTAGAAAGTGAAACCACCTTGATGCAAGCCAGTATAAGCACCATAGCAGGAACTGGAGAAAACGCATCCACATCATATGAATTCCAGTTCTCAAGAAAAAACGACCTAGACTATAGATGGATAGGGAGCCAAGCAGCAGAAATCGCAGAAAAATCAATGTCAGGCCAGAAAACAGAGCCCGGGAAACGGAAAGTAATTCTAGAACCAATCGCATTAACCAGCCTACTCGCCTCAACATTAATACCATCGCTAAACGCAGAAGAAATACAGCGAGGCAGATCAAAAGCCCAGAAATATATGAATAAAGAAATAGCTCCAGAAATACTAGATATAAAAGACAATGGAGCATTAGATGGCGGTCTTAACTCAAGGCCAACAGACGACGAAGGAGTACCATCAAAAAACAACCAAATAATAAAAAACGGAGTGTTAAAAAACGCGTTCTACAACCTTAAAGCAGGTTATAAAGAAGGACATGAAAGCACTTCAAACGGAGTAAGATCTTCCTATGGCTCACTACCAGAAATAAAACCTAGAAACCTCGTTATAAAACCAAATACAGATAAACAAAACCTCCATAAAAATGGTACAATAGTGATACGTAGTGTTTTAGGAGCACACACAGCAAACCAAACCTCAGGCGATTTCTCAGTTGGAACAAACGAAGCATTCGAAATAAAAAATGGAGAAACAAAACCAATCTCAGAAATAATGGTTTCAGGAAATATATTTGAACTCCTCAACGATATAATTGAAATAGGAGACGATGTGAGACAGGTTGGAAACATAGTAACCCCATCAATAAAAACAAGATTGAGGATCTCAACATGA
- a CDS encoding TldD/PmbA family protein codes for MVDFFETIWVASDTSSIDLEDGEVEDVKSDSSIGLSVRALDNGSWGFASTTSTGSEEIDREAVVEKACRLAELSPGRPDFETAMVERSPTSTKMTVEIDPRSIDLSEKIDYLVDCHEQAMQGRVKSTKFSYTEAETEFHYQNSSGEEASYNIFRTGVSGKAIAKEGDILQTASERAFGAKGFEVLDENNYLERAGDMGRKADDLLDAETPPSGQYPVIMDPELAGVFIHEAVGHASEGDLVAMDNSILKNRLGDQVGSETVTVFDDPSLKGKFGYYPFDWEGVPSKPTTIIENGVLNAYLNSRESAPQTNTPVTPNFRSQSYSNNPLVRMSNTYLKPGDWSLEEMLTDLNEGIYLRGSRGGQVSSGEGTFQFNAEDGYIIKDGELDQHLRDVSLSGKTLNILDRIDALANDLQYYPGFCGKGGQGVPVTDGGPHTRVKELLVGGGSNED; via the coding sequence ATGGTTGATTTTTTTGAGACAATTTGGGTTGCTTCAGATACTTCAAGTATTGATTTAGAGGATGGTGAGGTTGAAGATGTTAAGTCTGATAGTTCTATAGGGCTTTCTGTAAGGGCATTAGACAATGGTTCTTGGGGTTTCGCTTCTACTACATCAACTGGTTCTGAAGAAATCGATAGAGAAGCTGTTGTTGAGAAGGCTTGTAGACTTGCTGAACTTTCTCCAGGCCGACCAGATTTCGAGACAGCAATGGTTGAAAGGTCTCCAACTTCAACTAAAATGACTGTTGAAATCGATCCCCGCTCCATCGATCTATCAGAGAAAATCGATTACTTAGTTGATTGTCATGAACAAGCAATGCAAGGACGTGTTAAAAGCACTAAATTCAGTTATACCGAGGCAGAAACCGAGTTCCATTACCAGAACTCGAGTGGGGAGGAAGCAAGTTACAACATATTTAGAACCGGTGTTTCAGGTAAGGCGATAGCGAAAGAAGGAGATATCTTGCAGACAGCGAGTGAAAGAGCGTTTGGAGCAAAGGGATTTGAAGTTCTTGATGAAAATAATTATCTAGAGAGAGCCGGGGATATGGGTAGGAAGGCCGATGATCTTTTAGATGCAGAGACACCACCCAGCGGTCAATATCCAGTTATCATGGATCCCGAGCTCGCAGGAGTCTTTATACATGAAGCCGTTGGACATGCAAGTGAAGGCGACCTGGTTGCAATGGACAACTCAATACTTAAAAACCGTTTAGGAGACCAGGTTGGATCTGAAACGGTAACAGTTTTTGACGACCCATCCCTCAAAGGAAAGTTCGGATATTATCCATTCGATTGGGAAGGCGTTCCTTCAAAACCAACAACAATAATTGAGAACGGAGTTCTAAACGCATACCTCAACAGTAGGGAGAGCGCCCCCCAAACCAACACACCTGTAACACCAAACTTCAGAAGCCAGAGCTATTCAAACAACCCATTGGTAAGGATGAGCAATACATACCTAAAACCGGGAGACTGGAGCCTTGAGGAAATGCTAACAGACCTAAACGAAGGAATATACCTCAGAGGTTCTCGGGGAGGCCAGGTGTCAAGTGGTGAAGGAACATTCCAGTTCAACGCCGAAGATGGATACATAATAAAAGATGGTGAACTTGATCAACACTTACGGGACGTATCCCTCTCAGGAAAAACACTCAACATACTGGATAGAATCGACGCACTCGCAAACGACCTCCAATACTACCCAGGTTTCTGTGGTAAAGGAGGGCAGGGAGTTCCAGTAACCGATGGAGGCCCACACACCAGAGTCAAAGAACTATTGGTTGGAGGTGGATCCAATGAAGATTGA
- the lonB gene encoding ATP-dependent protease LonB — translation MSEAEDDPLGGLEIETTEEIEVPDQLIDQVIGQDHAVEVIKKAARQKRHVMMLGPPGTGKSMLAKAMAEILPSEELQDILIYPNPEDENNPDVRVVPAGKGKQIVDSHKEEAEKRNRARNAILMLIILAIMAFGIASYIQTGEFSGMFLAVIAAAVVFVAARYISSSGEQAVPKLLVNNEGSDKAPFVDATGAHSGALLGDVRHDPFQSGGLGTPAHERVEPGAIHKSNKGVLFIDEINTLRIESQQQLLSSMQDRKFSIKGQSERSSGAMVNTKPVPTDFIMVAAGNLDALKGMHPALRSRIRGYGYEIYMNDHMEDTPENRRNLVRVVAQEVQKDEKIPHFKEPAVEEIIREARRRAGRKGRLTLKIRELGGLIRVAGDIARARGEDLVDRENVIEAKKIARTLEQQVADDYIEKRKEYRMFEVEGQKVGRVNGLAVMGGDSGIVLPIVTEITPAQSKEGGQVIATGRLQEIAQEAVQNVSALIKKFSGQDMSNLDVHIQFVGTYEGVEGDSASISVATAVISALEDIPVNQNVAMTGSLSVRGEVLPVGGVTAKIEAAAEAGVEKVLIPKANEDDVLIEDRYREKIEIIPVSTIDEVLKEALSGKKKKDFVNKLKNIATVAKDSVEGVSLDDQPTPQ, via the coding sequence ATGAGTGAAGCGGAAGACGACCCTCTAGGCGGCCTTGAAATTGAAACAACCGAAGAGATTGAGGTTCCTGACCAACTTATTGATCAGGTTATAGGTCAAGACCACGCTGTAGAGGTTATAAAGAAGGCAGCGAGGCAGAAAAGACATGTGATGATGCTTGGCCCACCAGGTACAGGTAAATCTATGTTGGCTAAAGCTATGGCCGAAATATTACCAAGCGAAGAGCTCCAAGACATACTTATCTATCCAAATCCAGAGGATGAAAACAACCCGGATGTAAGGGTTGTTCCAGCTGGAAAGGGTAAACAGATAGTAGATTCTCATAAAGAAGAAGCTGAGAAACGTAACCGAGCTAGAAACGCCATATTAATGCTTATAATCCTGGCTATAATGGCTTTCGGTATAGCATCATACATACAGACCGGTGAGTTCAGTGGAATGTTTCTCGCCGTAATTGCAGCCGCAGTTGTATTCGTTGCAGCAAGATACATCTCTTCATCAGGCGAACAGGCAGTTCCAAAACTATTGGTAAACAACGAAGGCAGTGACAAAGCACCATTTGTAGACGCAACAGGAGCACACTCAGGAGCATTACTCGGAGACGTAAGACACGACCCATTCCAGTCAGGTGGCCTGGGAACACCGGCACACGAAAGAGTAGAGCCCGGAGCAATACACAAATCAAATAAAGGAGTCCTCTTCATAGACGAAATAAACACACTCCGAATAGAAAGCCAACAACAACTACTAAGCTCAATGCAAGACAGAAAATTCTCAATAAAAGGCCAGTCTGAAAGAAGCAGTGGAGCAATGGTAAACACCAAACCAGTTCCAACCGACTTCATAATGGTCGCCGCAGGAAACCTAGATGCCTTAAAAGGAATGCATCCAGCCCTCAGATCCAGAATAAGAGGATATGGATACGAAATCTACATGAACGACCACATGGAAGACACACCAGAAAACCGTAGAAACCTCGTCAGAGTAGTAGCACAAGAAGTTCAGAAAGACGAAAAAATACCACACTTCAAAGAACCAGCAGTCGAAGAAATAATAAGAGAAGCAAGACGCAGAGCAGGAAGAAAAGGCCGACTAACCCTAAAAATACGAGAACTCGGAGGCCTAATCAGAGTAGCAGGAGATATAGCAAGAGCACGGGGAGAAGACCTCGTAGACAGAGAAAACGTCATAGAAGCCAAAAAAATAGCTAGAACCCTAGAACAACAAGTAGCCGACGACTACATAGAAAAAAGAAAAGAATACCGGATGTTCGAAGTTGAAGGCCAGAAAGTAGGTCGAGTAAACGGTTTAGCAGTGATGGGAGGCGACTCAGGAATCGTACTACCAATCGTAACAGAGATCACACCAGCACAATCAAAAGAAGGAGGCCAAGTAATAGCAACAGGAAGACTACAAGAAATAGCACAAGAAGCAGTTCAAAACGTATCCGCGTTAATCAAAAAATTCAGTGGACAAGACATGTCAAACCTAGACGTCCACATACAGTTCGTCGGAACATACGAAGGAGTAGAAGGCGACTCAGCATCAATCAGCGTCGCAACAGCAGTTATAAGCGCCCTAGAAGACATACCAGTCAACCAAAACGTCGCAATGACAGGCAGCCTAAGCGTAAGAGGCGAAGTACTACCAGTAGGAGGAGTCACAGCCAAAATCGAAGCCGCCGCCGAAGCAGGAGTCGAAAAAGTCTTAATACCCAAAGCAAACGAAGACGACGTACTAATCGAAGACAGATACCGCGAAAAAATAGAAATAATACCAGTAAGCACCATAGATGAAGTCCTAAAAGAAGCACTCTCAGGCAAAAAGAAAAAAGACTTCGTAAACAAACTCAAAAACATAGCAACAGTCGCAAAAGACAGCGTAGAAGGGGTCTCACTCGACGACCAACCAACACCCCAATAA
- a CDS encoding VIT1/CCC1 transporter family protein has protein sequence MLKPYFKIIERTLGNITRGAIDGILTTLGIVIGAYGAESTIIIAAGISGGAASALSNTFAALSAEQTEMEVGMKKIRKSMLREEMEDTLLHKSKKKEVRIRAIMDGLASIIGAAVPVTPYFFFPAEQAVFIAITLTAIFAFGIGFLSGKISEKKFIQMGIKMALIALIVAVVATLIQQGIHISLR, from the coding sequence ATGTTGAAACCTTATTTCAAGATAATCGAGCGGACCCTTGGAAACATAACCAGGGGAGCCATAGACGGCATACTAACCACATTAGGGATAGTTATAGGTGCATATGGAGCCGAATCAACCATAATAATCGCAGCCGGCATAAGTGGTGGTGCAGCCAGCGCTCTATCCAACACATTTGCAGCTCTCTCAGCAGAGCAAACCGAAATGGAAGTCGGAATGAAAAAGATACGAAAATCGATGTTGAGAGAAGAGATGGAAGACACATTACTACATAAGTCTAAGAAAAAAGAAGTAAGAATAAGAGCCATCATGGATGGCTTAGCCTCAATAATCGGAGCAGCCGTACCAGTAACACCCTACTTCTTCTTTCCAGCAGAACAAGCAGTCTTCATAGCAATAACCCTAACAGCAATCTTTGCATTCGGAATAGGATTCCTTTCAGGCAAAATCTCAGAAAAAAAATTCATCCAGATGGGAATCAAAATGGCCCTAATCGCCCTAATCGTAGCAGTAGTCGCCACACTAATCCAACAAGGAATCCACATCTCCCTAAGATAA
- the thrC gene encoding threonine synthase: MPELRCISCDSRFSDQEILYTCPSCDGLLEVHYGEAEIEEKLDIDEMKSLDLGVWKYRPFLPCDERVSIAEGATPLYEADRLAEWVGVDELYIKNEGGNPTGSFKDRGMTVGVSKALEMGLTKVGCASTGNTSAALSIYGAKAGIDAIVLLPAGKVAMGKVAQALMHGANVISIKDNFDRALELVREACNEKDIYLLNSINPIRLEGQKTIGYEAIEQLGWEVPDRIFLPVGNAGNISAIHKGLTEWKEHDIIPKLPKMCGIQSEGSKPFVEAIKNNKKKIAPEGEPETLATAIRIGNPVNGPKALNAVYDTGGTAESVTDQEIVEAQKKLARLEGIGVEPASASSVAGLKKLVEQGEVQPDEKTVCVTTGHLLKDSEEIIEVCTPPTEVEPDLQTVLNHI, translated from the coding sequence ATGCCGGAACTTAGATGTATTAGTTGTGATTCGAGGTTTTCAGATCAAGAGATTTTATACACATGCCCTAGTTGTGATGGATTGCTTGAGGTCCATTATGGAGAGGCAGAGATTGAGGAGAAACTGGATATAGATGAGATGAAGTCATTGGATTTAGGGGTATGGAAGTACAGGCCTTTCTTGCCTTGTGATGAGCGGGTTAGCATTGCTGAGGGAGCTACCCCGTTGTATGAAGCTGATAGGTTGGCTGAATGGGTTGGGGTAGATGAACTGTATATAAAGAATGAGGGTGGAAACCCAACAGGTAGTTTTAAGGATCGTGGTATGACTGTTGGGGTCTCTAAGGCCTTGGAGATGGGTTTGACAAAAGTTGGGTGTGCTTCAACTGGAAATACAAGTGCAGCTCTCTCTATATATGGCGCTAAAGCTGGTATAGATGCAATAGTTCTTTTGCCAGCAGGAAAAGTAGCTATGGGTAAGGTGGCTCAGGCTTTGATGCATGGAGCAAACGTCATATCAATAAAAGACAACTTCGATAGGGCTTTAGAGCTTGTAAGAGAGGCTTGTAACGAAAAAGACATCTACTTACTTAACTCAATAAACCCAATCCGGCTTGAAGGGCAAAAGACCATTGGGTATGAAGCAATTGAACAACTTGGTTGGGAGGTTCCAGACCGGATATTCCTTCCAGTAGGAAATGCAGGAAACATCTCAGCAATACATAAGGGCTTAACAGAGTGGAAAGAACACGACATAATACCAAAACTACCCAAGATGTGTGGAATCCAGTCAGAGGGCTCAAAACCATTCGTAGAGGCAATTAAAAACAATAAGAAAAAAATAGCGCCCGAAGGAGAACCAGAAACCCTAGCCACCGCAATAAGAATAGGAAACCCAGTTAACGGCCCCAAAGCCCTAAACGCCGTATACGACACCGGAGGGACAGCAGAATCAGTAACAGACCAAGAAATCGTTGAAGCACAGAAAAAACTCGCAAGACTCGAAGGAATCGGAGTCGAACCAGCCAGCGCCTCATCAGTAGCCGGCTTAAAAAAACTGGTCGAACAGGGAGAAGTACAGCCAGACGAAAAAACCGTATGCGTAACAACAGGACACCTACTAAAAGACTCAGAAGAAATAATCGAAGTCTGCACACCACCAACAGAAGTAGAACCAGACCTACAAACAGTACTAAACCACATCTAA
- a CDS encoding TATA-box-binding protein yields MDPKIKIENVVASTSFDQEIDLEKIYNDFEDAEYNQEKFPGVVYRLTEPKTAALIFSSGKLVCTGAKNVEDVEVAVDKVIEKLKGAGVDIKNKPKTIVQNIVASANLDHPLNLNQIAIGFGLENVEYEPEQFPGLVYRLEEPKVVLLLFGSGKIVCTGGRKPEDCEEGVKKVKKELEDKGLI; encoded by the coding sequence ATGGATCCAAAAATCAAGATTGAGAATGTTGTAGCCTCTACTTCCTTTGACCAAGAAATTGACCTTGAAAAAATTTATAATGATTTTGAAGATGCTGAATACAACCAAGAAAAATTTCCAGGCGTTGTATACAGACTTACAGAACCAAAAACCGCTGCATTAATATTTTCCTCAGGAAAACTGGTTTGCACCGGAGCTAAAAACGTTGAAGACGTAGAAGTAGCAGTAGACAAAGTAATAGAGAAATTAAAAGGCGCTGGAGTAGACATAAAAAACAAACCAAAAACCATCGTCCAAAACATCGTTGCAAGCGCAAACCTAGACCACCCACTCAACCTAAACCAAATAGCAATCGGATTCGGATTAGAAAACGTAGAGTACGAGCCTGAACAATTCCCAGGACTCGTATACCGACTAGAAGAACCAAAAGTCGTATTACTACTATTCGGAAGCGGAAAAATAGTATGTACAGGCGGTCGAAAACCCGAAGACTGCGAAGAAGGAGTCAAAAAAGTCAAAAAAGAACTAGAAGACAAAGGACTCATCTAA